The following are encoded in a window of Manihot esculenta cultivar AM560-2 chromosome 8, M.esculenta_v8, whole genome shotgun sequence genomic DNA:
- the LOC110620561 gene encoding calmodulin-like protein 11 isoform X2, with the protein MGDVLSEEQIFEFQEAFCLLDKDGDGRITFDELATAIKSLELNPTEEELQRMINEVDVNGNGTIEFGEFLNLMARKMKESDAEEELKEAFKVFDKDRDGYISPNELRHVMINLGEKLTDEELEQMIKEADLDGDGQINYDEFVRIMLASS; encoded by the exons ATGGGAGATGTGTTATCTGAGGAGCAGATTTTTGAGTTTCAGGAAGCTTTTTGTCTGCTCGACAAGGATGGAGATG GTCGCATTACTTTCGATGAGTTGGCGACTGCAATAAAGTCTCTAGAGCTAAATCCTACAGAAGAAGAATTGCAGAGAATGATTAATGAAGTAGATGTTAATGGTAATGGAACGATTGAGTTCGGGGAGTTCTTGAATCTTATGGCAAGGAAAATGAAG GAAAGTGACGCAGAAGAGGAATTGAAAGAAGCATTCAAAGTGTTTGACAAGGATCGAGATGGCTACATTTCACCCAACGAG TTGAGGCATGTAATGATAAATCTAGGAGAGAAATTGACAGACGAGGAGTTGGAGCAAATGATTAAAGAGGCTGATTTGGATGGAGATGGCCAAATTAACTACGACGAATTTGTTAGAATAATGCTTGCTAGTAGCTGA
- the LOC110620561 gene encoding calmodulin-2/4 isoform X1 has product MGDVLSEEQIFEFQEAFCLLDKDGDGKSFHLFTVFYFYFFSISFLEWFLVILMFIGRITFDELATAIKSLELNPTEEELQRMINEVDVNGNGTIEFGEFLNLMARKMKESDAEEELKEAFKVFDKDRDGYISPNELRHVMINLGEKLTDEELEQMIKEADLDGDGQINYDEFVRIMLASS; this is encoded by the exons ATGGGAGATGTGTTATCTGAGGAGCAGATTTTTGAGTTTCAGGAAGCTTTTTGTCTGCTCGACAAGGATGGAGATGGTAAAAGCTTTCATTTGTTtacagttttttatttttattttttttccatcaGCTTCTTAGAGTGGTTCTTAGTGATATTGATGTTTATAGGTCGCATTACTTTCGATGAGTTGGCGACTGCAATAAAGTCTCTAGAGCTAAATCCTACAGAAGAAGAATTGCAGAGAATGATTAATGAAGTAGATGTTAATGGTAATGGAACGATTGAGTTCGGGGAGTTCTTGAATCTTATGGCAAGGAAAATGAAG GAAAGTGACGCAGAAGAGGAATTGAAAGAAGCATTCAAAGTGTTTGACAAGGATCGAGATGGCTACATTTCACCCAACGAG TTGAGGCATGTAATGATAAATCTAGGAGAGAAATTGACAGACGAGGAGTTGGAGCAAATGATTAAAGAGGCTGATTTGGATGGAGATGGCCAAATTAACTACGACGAATTTGTTAGAATAATGCTTGCTAGTAGCTGA
- the LOC110620391 gene encoding ammonium transporter 2 member 4, whose translation MDLPSNLLPDEASPEWLNKGDNAWQLTAATLVGLQSIPGLVILYGSMVKKKWAINSAFMAFYAFAAVLVCWVGWVYRMSFGEKLAFFLGKPGVALDEKFLLGKPFLGYFPTATMVFFQGVFACITLILIGGSLLGRMNFRAWVLFVPLWLTFSYTVSAFSIWCPDGWLAKLGIIDFSGGYVIHLSAGVAGFTAACWVGPRSEKDREKFPPNNIILMLAGAGLLWMGWSGFNGGGPFVASVDASLAVLNTHVCTATSILTWLLLDTLFFGKPSVIGAIQGMISGLVCITPAAGVVQGWAAMIMGTMSGSIPWYTMMVLHKKVKFLSKVDDPMAIFHTHAIAGSLGGILTGFFAVPKLCRLFYMVTNWEKYIGLAYGLENGRTSAGFRQMGIQVAGIVFVTCLNVVSTSLICWFIGLIVPLRLSDDELQVGDDGIHGEEAFALWGDGERFENYKHNSVYDAEELSYVNSRPMVDDP comes from the exons atGGACCTTCCTTCTAACCTGTTGCCCGACGAGGCTAGCCCTGAGTGGTTGAACAAAGGCGACAATGCATGGCAACTCACTGCAGCTACTCTGGTGGGCCTACAAAGCATACCAGGCCTCGTAATCCTATACGGAAGCATGGTAAAGAAGAAATGGGCTATAAACTCAGCATTCATGGCCTTCTATGCCTTTGCAGCAGTTCTTGTATGCTGGGTAGGGTGGGTTTACCGCATGTCTTTTGGTGAAAAGCTTGCCTTCTTCCTTGGAAAACCTGGTGTTGCATTGGACGAGAAGTTCTTGCTAGGGAAACCATTTCTAGGTTACTTTCCCACAGCTACAATGGTGTTTTTCCAGGGCGTGTTTGCTTGTATAACGCTGATATTGATCGGTGGTTCTCTTCTTGGGAGGATGAATTTTCGTGCCTGGGTATTGTTCGTGCCATTGTGGTTAACATTCTCGTATACAGTTTCAGCGTTTAGCATATGGTGCCCAGATGGGTGGCTGGCCAAACTTGGGATTATTGATTTTTCAGGAGGCTACGTTATTCACCTCTCCGCTGGTGTTGCTGGCTTCACTGCTGCATGTTGG GTGGGACCCCGAAGTGAGAAGGACAGAGAGAAGTTCCCACCCAACAACATAATTCTTATGCTTGCAGGCGCAGGTCTGCTTTGGATGGGGTGGAGCGGATTCAACGGCGGCGGTCCCTTCGTCGCCAGCGTCGATGCATCTCTGGCCGTCCTTAACACCCACGTCTGTACAGCCACCAGCATACTCACCTGGCTCCTTCTGGACACGCTTTTCTTCGGAAAGCCCTCTGTCATTGGTGCCATACAGGGCATGATCAGTGGTCTGGTTTGCATCACTCCTGCTGCAG GAGTTGTACAGGGATGGGCAGCGATGATAATGGGGACAATGTCAGGAAGCATTCCTTGGTACACAATGATGGTTCTCCACAAGAAGGTTAAGTTCCTAAGCAAAGTTGACGATCCCATGGCCATATTCCACACCCACGCCATTGCAGGCAGCCTAGGGGGAATCCTGACTGGATTTTTCGCTGTCCCAAAATTATGTCGCCTATTCTACATGGTAACCAATTGGGAAAAATACATTGGCTTAGCATATGGACTCGAAAATGGACGAACTAGTGCTGGATTTAGACAAATGGGAATTCAAGTAGCAGGAATTGTTTTTGTGACCTGCTTAAACGTAGTTTCCACTAGCTTAATTTGTTGGTTTATCGGATTAATAGTTCCTCTAAGGTTGTCTGATGATGAGTTGCAAGTAGGCGATGATGGTATCCATGGAGAGGAAGCTTTTGCTTTGTGGGGTGATGGGGAGAGATTTGAGAATTACAAGCATAATTCGGTTTATGACGCAGAAGAGCTATCTTATGTAAATTCAAGGCCTATGGTCGATGATCCTTAA
- the LOC110620392 gene encoding uncharacterized protein LOC110620392, producing the protein MSEGGMTVLDGTQLRSLQVSLPVSDVTLTGAKLLDFADSISSDSLFGLSLPQCLKSSALRRVNVYDDVSFRRSELTKEAATSKLNDYLTAIADELKDNPLVVSILDGNTLRLFLEDEDDFAMLAENIFTDLDIEDKGKITKAEMRNALVHMGVEMGVPPFEEFPLLNDILKKHGAEGEVELGQLQFAELLQPILQEIAETLAQKPVAVIHNTEIVNGCKIRKLLTDEKQLNDVAEKILQEKRSKKDYQNNTEIIRRFLEANGKELGLPPSEANEAVVLLYDAVFADVQSGKCAAESEEVFRELVKEILEKFAEQLEANPIYCDLDN; encoded by the exons atgtctgAGGGTGGCATGACTGTCCTAGACGGAACCCAGCTCAGATCGCTCCAGGTGAGCTTGCCGGTTTCCGACGTCACTCTCACTGGAGCTAAACTACTCGATTTCGCTGATTCCATATCCTCTGACTCCCTTTTCGGCCTCTCACTGCCTCAATGTCTCAAGTCCAGCGCTCTCCGACGTGTCAACGTCTATGATGATGTCAGTTTCCGGCGTTCCGAACTCACCAAAGAAGCAGCAACGTCAAAGCTCAACGACTATCTCACTGCCATAGCTGATGAACTAAAAG ATAATCCGTTAGTGGTTTCGATTTTGGATGGGAATACCCTGCGGCTGtttttggaggatgaagacgaTTTTGCAATGTTAGCGGAGAATATATTCACTGATTTGGATATAGAGGACAAGGGAAAGATCACCAAGGCTGAGATGAGAAATGCGCTTGTTCACATGGGAGTTGAAATGGGTGTCCCTCCTTTTGAAG AATTTCCTCTGCTAAATGACATCTTAAAGAAGCATGGAGCAGAGGGAGAAGTAGAATTGGGCCAATTACAATTTGCTGAGTTACTTCAGCCTATTCTACAAGAAAttgcagaaactttggctcaaAAACCTGTTGCTGTTATCCATAACACTGAGATTGTCAATGGTTGCAAGATAAGAAAG CTTTTGACTGATGAAAAGCAGCTGAACGATGTCGCAGAGAAGATATTGCAGGAAAAGAGGAGCAAGAAGGATTACCAAAACAATACAGAAATAATAAGGCGTTTCCTGGAGGCAAATGGGAAAGAGTTGGGCTTGCCACCATCAGAAGCCAACGAAGCAGTGGTCCTTCTTTATGATGCAGTATTTGCCGATGTACAGAGTGGGAAATGTGCTGCAGAATCAGAGGAGGTATTCAGGGAACTCGTAAAGGAAATTCTTGAGAAGTTTGCAGAGCAGCTCGAGGCCAATCCCATCTACTGTGATCTTGACAATTGA
- the LOC110621205 gene encoding GDP-mannose 3,5-epimerase 2 — protein MGSTEGTNYGAFTYENLEREPYWPSEKLRISITGAGGFIASHIARRLKSEGHYIIASDWKKNEHMTEDMFCHEFHLVDLRVMDNCLKVTKDVDHVFNLAADMGGMGFIQSNHSVIMYNNTMISFNMLEAARISGVKRFFYASSACIYPEFKQLDTNVSLKESDAWPAEPQDAYGLEKLATEELCKHYTKDFGIECRIGRFHNIYGPFGTWKGGREKAPAAFCRKAITSIDKFEMWGDGLQTRSFTFIDECVEGVLRLTKSDFREPVNIGSDEMVSMNEMADIVLSFENKKLPIHHIPGPEGVRGRNSDNTLIKEKLGWAPTMKLKDGLRITYFWIKEQIEKEKAQGIDLSIYGSSKVVGTQAPVQLGSLRAADGKE, from the exons ATGGGAAGCACTGAGGGAACCAACTATGGGGCTTTTACCTATGAGAATCTTGAGAGGGAACCTTACTGGCCATCTGAGAAGCTCCGAATTTCCATTACTGGGGCTGGTGGTTTTATTGCCTCCCACATTGCTCGCCGTTTGAAGAGTGAGGGCCATTACATTATTGCTTCTGATTGGAAGAAGAATGAGCACATGACAGAAGATATGTTCTGCCACGAATTCCATCTGGTGGATCTAAGGGTCATGGATAATTGCTTGAAGGTGACAAAGGATGTAGACCATGTGTTTAACCTTGCTGCTGATATGGGTGGGATGGGCTTCATCCAGTCCAACCACTCTGTCATTATGTATAACAACACAATGATCAGCTTCAACATGCTTGAGGCTGCTAGGATCAGTGGAGTTAAGAG GTTTTTCTATGCCTCTAGTGCTTGTATTTACCCTGAATTTAAGCAGCTGGATACAAATGTGAGCTTGAAGGAATCTGATGCCTGGCCTGCAGAG CCTCAAGATGCATATGGCTTAGAGAAACTTGCTACAGAGGAGTTGTGCAAGCACTACACAAAGGACTTTGGAATCGAATGTCGTATTGGAAGGTTCCATAACATTTACGGTCCCTTTGGAACTTGGAAAG GTGGCAGAGAGAAGGCACCTGCTGCTTTTTGCAGAAAGGCTATCACTTCCATCGACAAGTTTGAGATGTGGGGAGATGGACTTCAAACTCGATCCTTCACCTTTATTGATGAATGTGTGGAAGGTGTGCTGAG ATTGACCAAGTCGGATTTCCGAGAGCCAGTAAACATTGGAAGTGATGAAATGGTTAGCATGAATGAGATGGCTGATATTGTTCTCAGCTTTGAGAACAAGAAGCTCCCTATCCATCACATTCCTGGCCCAGAAGGTGTACGGGGCCGTAACTCGGACAACACTCTGATCAAAGAGAAGCTTGGTTGGGCTCCCACAATGAAGCTGAAG GATGGCCTGAGAATTACATACTTCTGGATTAAGGAACAGATTGAGAAAGAGAAGGCTCAAGGTATAGATTTGTCCATTTACGGATCATCTAAAGTGGTGGGAACTCAAGCACCAGTTCAACTGGGTTCACTTCGGGCTGCTGATGGCAAAGAATGA
- the LOC110621025 gene encoding light-inducible protein CPRF2 isoform X2, whose translation MDRVFSVGEISDQFWSLPPPPPPPAQTDDSSKMNRSESEWAFQRFLQEASVVPVSASASDSSPQSSSAPAGDKSDVVEMKDNDKTTASSSFTNGRCTTPFNVAAALGAPPNTAVGSEEYQAFLKSKLNLACAAVALSRAPFLKPQDSPARADSGSQASNASQLGSHAAPKEAGSDLPWSQDMDANGPVGIASLPSTQKKFGATLKPTTSGSSREQSEDDENEGETEITKDMDPTDAKRARRMLSNRESARRSRRRKQAHLTDLETQVKMAEETVKRITGLNPLIHALPEISTISMSSFDGSPSDTSTDAAVPVNEDPNHHFYQPPNNPMSVHESRVNNALADISSVENLQPHSGAAGLAGNMKGRTASLQRVASLEHLQKQIRRGITPGPQSNGEQI comes from the exons ATGGACAGGGTCTTCTCAGTCGGGGAAATCTCAGACCAGTTCTGGTCACTGCCTCCGCCCCCTCCTCCTCCTGCTCAAACCGACGATTCCTCTAAGATGAACCGGAGCGAATCTGAATGGGCCTTCCAGCGCTTTCTCCAAGAGGCTTCTGTTGTCCCTGTTTCTGCTTCAGCCTCTGACTCCTCGCCGCAGTCTTCTTCAGCTCCTGCTGGGGACAAGAGTGACGTCGTTGAGATGAAGGACAATGATAAAACGACTGCTTCATCGTCCTTTACCAATGGGCGATGTACCACGCCGTTTAATGTAGCTGCGGCTCTCGGCGCTCCTCCGAATACTGCGGTGGGTTCCGAGGAGTACCAGGCGTTTTTGAAAAGTAAACTCAATTTGGCTTGCGCCGCCGTTGCCCTGTCCCGG GCACCTTTTCTGAAACCTCAAGATTCTCCTGCTAGAGCTGATAGTGGATCACAGGCTTCAAATGCTTCACAATTAGGATCTCATGCTGCTCCTAAAG AGGCTGGAAGTGACTTACCCTGGTCACAAGATATGGATGCCAATGGACCAGTTGGAATCGCCTCTTTACCTAGCACACAAAAGAAATTTGGAGCTACTTTGAAGCCAACAACAAGTGGATCATCAAGAGAACAGTCAGAAGATGATGAAAATGAAGGAGAAACTGAAATAACCAAGGATATGGACCCTACTGATGCAAAACGAGCAAGGAG AATGCTTTCAAATAGAGAGTCAGCTAGACGATCTAGACGAAGAAAACAGGCCCATTTGACCGATCTTGAGACACAG GTGAAGATGGCTGAGGAGACAGTCAAAAGGATTACCGGATTGAATCCTTTAATCCATGCCTTGCCTGAGATATCTACAATAAGCATGTCATCATTTGATGGAAGCCCTTCTGATACATCAACAGATGCTGCTGTTCCCGTCAATGAGGATCCAAATCATCACTTTTATCAGCCTCCAAATAACCCTATGTCCGTTCATGAGTCAAGAGTCAATAATGCTTTGGCAGACATCTCTTCAGTTGAAAACTTGCAGCCACATTCTGGAGCAGCGGGACTAGCAGGGAACATGAAAGGACGAACAGCTTCCTTGCAGCGAGTAGCTAGTTTGGAGCATTTACAGAAACAGATCCGCAGGGGTATAACTCCAGGGCCTCAGTCCAATGGGGAGCAGATATAA
- the LOC110621025 gene encoding light-inducible protein CPRF2 isoform X1, producing MDRVFSVGEISDQFWSLPPPPPPPAQTDDSSKMNRSESEWAFQRFLQEASVVPVSASASDSSPQSSSAPAGDKSDVVEMKDNDKTTASSSFTNGRCTTPFNVAAALGAPPNTAVGSEEYQAFLKSKLNLACAAVALSRAPFLKPQDSPARADSGSQASNASQLGSHAAPKEAGSDLPWSQDMDANGPVGIASLPSTQKKFGATLKPTTSGSSREQSEDDENEGETEITKDMDPTDAKRARRMLSNRESARRSRRRKQAHLTDLETQVSQLRVENASLLKRLSNISNKYNGAAVDNRVLKADVETLRAKVKMAEETVKRITGLNPLIHALPEISTISMSSFDGSPSDTSTDAAVPVNEDPNHHFYQPPNNPMSVHESRVNNALADISSVENLQPHSGAAGLAGNMKGRTASLQRVASLEHLQKQIRRGITPGPQSNGEQI from the exons ATGGACAGGGTCTTCTCAGTCGGGGAAATCTCAGACCAGTTCTGGTCACTGCCTCCGCCCCCTCCTCCTCCTGCTCAAACCGACGATTCCTCTAAGATGAACCGGAGCGAATCTGAATGGGCCTTCCAGCGCTTTCTCCAAGAGGCTTCTGTTGTCCCTGTTTCTGCTTCAGCCTCTGACTCCTCGCCGCAGTCTTCTTCAGCTCCTGCTGGGGACAAGAGTGACGTCGTTGAGATGAAGGACAATGATAAAACGACTGCTTCATCGTCCTTTACCAATGGGCGATGTACCACGCCGTTTAATGTAGCTGCGGCTCTCGGCGCTCCTCCGAATACTGCGGTGGGTTCCGAGGAGTACCAGGCGTTTTTGAAAAGTAAACTCAATTTGGCTTGCGCCGCCGTTGCCCTGTCCCGG GCACCTTTTCTGAAACCTCAAGATTCTCCTGCTAGAGCTGATAGTGGATCACAGGCTTCAAATGCTTCACAATTAGGATCTCATGCTGCTCCTAAAG AGGCTGGAAGTGACTTACCCTGGTCACAAGATATGGATGCCAATGGACCAGTTGGAATCGCCTCTTTACCTAGCACACAAAAGAAATTTGGAGCTACTTTGAAGCCAACAACAAGTGGATCATCAAGAGAACAGTCAGAAGATGATGAAAATGAAGGAGAAACTGAAATAACCAAGGATATGGACCCTACTGATGCAAAACGAGCAAGGAG AATGCTTTCAAATAGAGAGTCAGCTAGACGATCTAGACGAAGAAAACAGGCCCATTTGACCGATCTTGAGACACAG GTTTCTCAATTGAGAGTTGAAAATGCTTCTCTATTAAAGCGTCTGTCTAACATAAGCAATAAGTACAATGGGGCAGCTGTTGATAACAGAGTTTTAAAAGCTGATGTTGAAACATTGAGAGCAAAG GTGAAGATGGCTGAGGAGACAGTCAAAAGGATTACCGGATTGAATCCTTTAATCCATGCCTTGCCTGAGATATCTACAATAAGCATGTCATCATTTGATGGAAGCCCTTCTGATACATCAACAGATGCTGCTGTTCCCGTCAATGAGGATCCAAATCATCACTTTTATCAGCCTCCAAATAACCCTATGTCCGTTCATGAGTCAAGAGTCAATAATGCTTTGGCAGACATCTCTTCAGTTGAAAACTTGCAGCCACATTCTGGAGCAGCGGGACTAGCAGGGAACATGAAAGGACGAACAGCTTCCTTGCAGCGAGTAGCTAGTTTGGAGCATTTACAGAAACAGATCCGCAGGGGTATAACTCCAGGGCCTCAGTCCAATGGGGAGCAGATATAA